A window of the Hevea brasiliensis isolate MT/VB/25A 57/8 chromosome 6, ASM3005281v1, whole genome shotgun sequence genome harbors these coding sequences:
- the LOC131180616 gene encoding uncharacterized protein LOC131180616: MRLKENFHDEDIAHIMAFPVGFFLYEDKLVWHFDRRGIYSVKSSYRVAYQLRTVDPQSLATGSRLNSQSNNVSFWKWFWNLNLPRKVMFSLWGLFKERILVNTLLNSRFPNLTPDYIFCRNRETFKHLFYYCPHAIWPHFPLKLRSALLANNSMIDYWLEVGAL, translated from the coding sequence ATGAGGCTTAAGGAAAATTTTCATGATGAGGATATTGCACACATTATGGCTTTTCCAGTGGGGTTCTTTCTATATGAGGATAAGCTTGTGTGGCATTTTGACAGGAGGGGAATTTACTCAGTTAAATCAAGCTATAGAGTTGCTTACCAGCTTAGAACTgtagatcctcaatccttagctACTGGTTCGAGGCTGAACTCTCAGAGCAATAATGTTTCCTTCTGGAAATGGTTTTGGAATCTTAATCTTCCAAGAAAAGTAATGTTCTCTCTTTGGGGATTGTTTAAAGAAAGAattcttgtcaatacattgttaAACAGCCGCTTTCCAAATCTTACACCAGACTATATCTTTTGTCGCAATAGAGAAACCTTCAAGCATCTTTTTTACTACTGTCCTCATGCCATTTGGCCACATTTCCCATTGAAACTTAGATCAGCTCTACTTGCTAATAATTCTATGATTGATTATTGGTTGGAGGTTGGTGCCCTTTAA
- the LOC110661293 gene encoding uncharacterized protein LOC110661293 isoform X1 encodes MLSTVVSSLIFINHRGLIEIIPESIRNLWNEWELRGAVMVSLSIQMVLIVLGNRRKYIARDWLAIVLWLVYLSADWIVNVSLGVLSNMESTNKNGLLDPKYVIMSFWAPFLLLHLGGPDTITAYSMEDNELWMRQLLGLTVKFGGAFYVLLRSWMGSPFNFLALPMFIVAIIKCGERTWALRFASTDQFRKSMLPRPDPGHSYAKFMDYYASLIAEGNNVSLEPVIDEASIVLGQSCKAVENSIVPDAAILHDAAYCFKTFKRLFADLILSYQDLKSSRSLFHDEHMTWEKAFKVIEIELGFMYNLLYTKAIVIHDYRGSFLRTISLSSTIFALIAFFIIDKPSYSRIDKIITCVLLFAAIALQVYEMIVLLSSDLTLLWLSKHKNLLVDLIYKTICYIQSWLQPFYITPSVNKRWSNCIAKFNLIRICLDDKPIMFSGIFRFLCIYEMLEKRHFKVLDAVSPDLKKLVFEQLLVKSRNELDISISRQLCAQRGDQVLREMGCFDKIGWSVKAEFDQSILLWHIATDLCFYLDVNKKSNVIETPICKESKSLAEYMLYLLVMCPFMLPKGIGQIRFQDTCAEATQFFQEKKDISDENKACTALLEVNTDFPPSQVKGDRSKSVLFDASKLAKFLQSLETEEQWTSEKKWEMINRVWIEMLSYAANQCGSNNHAKQLTGGGELLTHVWLLMAHLGITEQFQISKGNARVKLVGS; translated from the exons ATGCTATCTACTG TTGTTAGCAGTTTGATCTTCATTAACCACAGGGGATTGATTGAAATCATCCCTGAAAGCATACGGAACCTTTGGAATGAATGGGAGCTCCGTGGGGCAGTTATGGTCAGCCTCTCTATTCAGATGGTCTTAATTGTATTGGGAAACCGAAGAAAGTACATTGCCCGAGATTGGCTGGCAATTGTCCTTTGGCTTGTTTACCTGTCGGCAGATTGGATTGTAAATGTTTCACTTGGTGTTCTCTCCAATATGGAATCAACCAATAAAAACGGATTGCTGGATCCAAAGTATGTGATAATGTCATTTTGGGCACCATTTCTTCTTCTGCATCTTGGTGGTCCTGACACCATTACAGCCTATTCAATGGAAGATAATGAATTATGGATGAGGCAATTGCTTGGGCTAACTGTCAAGTTTGGGGGGGCATTTTATGTCTTACTTAGATCATGGATGGGAAGTCCATTTAACTTTCTAGCACTTCCAATGTTCATAGTTGCAATCATCAAGTGTGGGGAGAGGACTTGGGCTCTACGATTTGCAAGTACTGACCAGTTCAGGAAATCCATGCTTCCTCGGCCTGATCCAGGACATAGCTATGCTAAATTCATGGATTATTACGCTTCACTAATAGCTGAGGGTAACAACGTATCACTGGAGCCAGTGATTGATGAAGCTTCCATTGTGCTGGGTCAATCTTGTAAAGCTGTAGAAAACAGCATTGTCCCTGACGCTGCAATCTTGCATGATGCTGCATATTGCTTTAAAACTTTCAAGAGGTTATTTGCTGATCTCATCCTCAGCTACCAGGACCTAAAGAGTAGCAGGTCCCTTTTCCATGATGAGCACATGACTTGGGAGAAAGCTTTCAAAGTGATAGAGATTGAGCTTGGATTCATGTACAATTTGCTTTATACCAAGGCAATTGTGATACATGATTATCGCGGCAGCTTTCTTCGTACTATCAGTTTATCTTCTACCATTTTTGCTCTCATAGCCTTTTTTATAATTGATAAGCCTTCTTATTCGAGAATTGACAAAATCATAACTTGTGTGTTGCTGTTTGCTGCTATTGCTTTACAAGTATATGAGATGATTGTTCTACTTTCCTCAgatttgacattactttggctaaGCAAGCACAAAAATCTGTTGGTGGATCTCATCTACAAGACCATCTGCTATATCCAGTCATGGTTGCAACCTTTTTATATTACGCCATCTGTGAACAAGAGATGGTCTAATTGCATTGCAAAATTCAATCTAATAAGAATTTGCCTCGATGATAAGCCAATCATGTTCAGTGGAATCTTCAGGTTCTTATGCATTTATGAGATGCTAGAGAAGCGGCACTTCAAAGTCTTGGATGCTGTCAGCCCCGATTTAAAAAAGCTGGTGTTTGAGCAACTTTTGGTGAAGTCTAGGAATGAACTGGACATAAGCATTTCTAGGCAATTATGTGCTCAAAGGGGTGATCAGGTACTCAGAGAAATGGGTTGTTTTGACAAGATTGGCTGGAGTGTCAAAGCAGAATTTGATCAGAGCATTCTTCTATGGCATATTGCCACGGATCTCTGCTTTTACTTGGATGTAAACAAAAAGTCAAATGTAATTGAAACCCCAATATGTAAAGAAAGCAAATCTTTAGCAGAATACATGTTGTATCTTCTAGTTATGTGCCCTTTCATGCTTCCTAAAGGGATTGGGCAGATTAGATTTCAAGATACCTGTGCTGAGGCCACCCAATTTTTTCAAGAAAAAAAGGACATATCAGATGAAAACAAAGCTTGCACTGCATTGCTTGAGGTGAACACTGATTTTCCTCCATCTCAAGTGAAAGGAGATAGAAGCAAGTCAGTATTATTCGACGCAAGTAAGCTTGCCAAGTTCTTACAATCCTTGGAGACAGAAGAGCAATGGACAAGTGAGAAGAAGTGGGAGATGATAAATCGTGTGTGGATAGAGATGCTTTCTTATGCTGCAAATCAGTGTGGATCAAACAACCATGCCAAGCAACTCACAGGAGGAGGGGAGCTGCTCACTCATGTCTGGCTATTGATGGCTCATCTGGGTATTACTGAACAATTTCAGATTTCTAAAGGCAATGCAAGGGTGAAGTTGGTTGGGAGTTGA
- the LOC110661293 gene encoding uncharacterized protein LOC110661293 isoform X2 yields MVSLSIQMVLIVLGNRRKYIARDWLAIVLWLVYLSADWIVNVSLGVLSNMESTNKNGLLDPKYVIMSFWAPFLLLHLGGPDTITAYSMEDNELWMRQLLGLTVKFGGAFYVLLRSWMGSPFNFLALPMFIVAIIKCGERTWALRFASTDQFRKSMLPRPDPGHSYAKFMDYYASLIAEGNNVSLEPVIDEASIVLGQSCKAVENSIVPDAAILHDAAYCFKTFKRLFADLILSYQDLKSSRSLFHDEHMTWEKAFKVIEIELGFMYNLLYTKAIVIHDYRGSFLRTISLSSTIFALIAFFIIDKPSYSRIDKIITCVLLFAAIALQVYEMIVLLSSDLTLLWLSKHKNLLVDLIYKTICYIQSWLQPFYITPSVNKRWSNCIAKFNLIRICLDDKPIMFSGIFRFLCIYEMLEKRHFKVLDAVSPDLKKLVFEQLLVKSRNELDISISRQLCAQRGDQVLREMGCFDKIGWSVKAEFDQSILLWHIATDLCFYLDVNKKSNVIETPICKESKSLAEYMLYLLVMCPFMLPKGIGQIRFQDTCAEATQFFQEKKDISDENKACTALLEVNTDFPPSQVKGDRSKSVLFDASKLAKFLQSLETEEQWTSEKKWEMINRVWIEMLSYAANQCGSNNHAKQLTGGGELLTHVWLLMAHLGITEQFQISKGNARVKLVGS; encoded by the coding sequence ATGGTCAGCCTCTCTATTCAGATGGTCTTAATTGTATTGGGAAACCGAAGAAAGTACATTGCCCGAGATTGGCTGGCAATTGTCCTTTGGCTTGTTTACCTGTCGGCAGATTGGATTGTAAATGTTTCACTTGGTGTTCTCTCCAATATGGAATCAACCAATAAAAACGGATTGCTGGATCCAAAGTATGTGATAATGTCATTTTGGGCACCATTTCTTCTTCTGCATCTTGGTGGTCCTGACACCATTACAGCCTATTCAATGGAAGATAATGAATTATGGATGAGGCAATTGCTTGGGCTAACTGTCAAGTTTGGGGGGGCATTTTATGTCTTACTTAGATCATGGATGGGAAGTCCATTTAACTTTCTAGCACTTCCAATGTTCATAGTTGCAATCATCAAGTGTGGGGAGAGGACTTGGGCTCTACGATTTGCAAGTACTGACCAGTTCAGGAAATCCATGCTTCCTCGGCCTGATCCAGGACATAGCTATGCTAAATTCATGGATTATTACGCTTCACTAATAGCTGAGGGTAACAACGTATCACTGGAGCCAGTGATTGATGAAGCTTCCATTGTGCTGGGTCAATCTTGTAAAGCTGTAGAAAACAGCATTGTCCCTGACGCTGCAATCTTGCATGATGCTGCATATTGCTTTAAAACTTTCAAGAGGTTATTTGCTGATCTCATCCTCAGCTACCAGGACCTAAAGAGTAGCAGGTCCCTTTTCCATGATGAGCACATGACTTGGGAGAAAGCTTTCAAAGTGATAGAGATTGAGCTTGGATTCATGTACAATTTGCTTTATACCAAGGCAATTGTGATACATGATTATCGCGGCAGCTTTCTTCGTACTATCAGTTTATCTTCTACCATTTTTGCTCTCATAGCCTTTTTTATAATTGATAAGCCTTCTTATTCGAGAATTGACAAAATCATAACTTGTGTGTTGCTGTTTGCTGCTATTGCTTTACAAGTATATGAGATGATTGTTCTACTTTCCTCAgatttgacattactttggctaaGCAAGCACAAAAATCTGTTGGTGGATCTCATCTACAAGACCATCTGCTATATCCAGTCATGGTTGCAACCTTTTTATATTACGCCATCTGTGAACAAGAGATGGTCTAATTGCATTGCAAAATTCAATCTAATAAGAATTTGCCTCGATGATAAGCCAATCATGTTCAGTGGAATCTTCAGGTTCTTATGCATTTATGAGATGCTAGAGAAGCGGCACTTCAAAGTCTTGGATGCTGTCAGCCCCGATTTAAAAAAGCTGGTGTTTGAGCAACTTTTGGTGAAGTCTAGGAATGAACTGGACATAAGCATTTCTAGGCAATTATGTGCTCAAAGGGGTGATCAGGTACTCAGAGAAATGGGTTGTTTTGACAAGATTGGCTGGAGTGTCAAAGCAGAATTTGATCAGAGCATTCTTCTATGGCATATTGCCACGGATCTCTGCTTTTACTTGGATGTAAACAAAAAGTCAAATGTAATTGAAACCCCAATATGTAAAGAAAGCAAATCTTTAGCAGAATACATGTTGTATCTTCTAGTTATGTGCCCTTTCATGCTTCCTAAAGGGATTGGGCAGATTAGATTTCAAGATACCTGTGCTGAGGCCACCCAATTTTTTCAAGAAAAAAAGGACATATCAGATGAAAACAAAGCTTGCACTGCATTGCTTGAGGTGAACACTGATTTTCCTCCATCTCAAGTGAAAGGAGATAGAAGCAAGTCAGTATTATTCGACGCAAGTAAGCTTGCCAAGTTCTTACAATCCTTGGAGACAGAAGAGCAATGGACAAGTGAGAAGAAGTGGGAGATGATAAATCGTGTGTGGATAGAGATGCTTTCTTATGCTGCAAATCAGTGTGGATCAAACAACCATGCCAAGCAACTCACAGGAGGAGGGGAGCTGCTCACTCATGTCTGGCTATTGATGGCTCATCTGGGTATTACTGAACAATTTCAGATTTCTAAAGGCAATGCAAGGGTGAAGTTGGTTGGGAGTTGA